The window CATCATAAAGGGTTTCTTTATTCAAACGAAAACATTGATTCATTATTACAAACACGTTATTTGAGTGCCATGGCTCGAAAAAGCGGCAAACGGACAAAAGGGCCTAAACCATTCACAACAGAAGATAGAGATAAATTCAGGGAGCTTTTTAAGAAAGTAATTTACTAAATCACCTATAAATTTATCATCAAAATACAAAGGAACCGCTGATTATTTCATAATCAACGGTTTTTATTATCCTTATATGATTAGCCCTAATTTTTTCGCTTCAAAAAGTAGTTCATCCCTAAATTTTGGATGTGCCAGTTTAATTAAAGCATCTGTTCTTTGTGATAAGCTTTTTCCCTTTAATTGGCTAATTCCATACTCGGTTACGACATAATCCACATCATTCTTCGTCGTCGTGACAACAGAGCCAGGGGCTAATATTGGCCGAATTCGAGAAATGGTTTCATTTTTTGTTGTCGAACGCATACAAATGAACCCCTTTCCATTTTTAGCAAATTGGACTCCCGTACCAAAATCGACTTGACCACCTGTCGAGCTATAATACCTTCCTGCCACAGTTTCTGATGCACACTGACCATAAAAATCAATCTCCGTTGTTGCGTTAATTGCGATCATCTGATCTTCCCTCGCAATATTACGAGGGTCATTTACATAGTTTACAGGAAGCATTTCGAGCTGCTCATTTTGATTCATGAAATCATATAAATCCTTGGAGCCAAAACCAAAGGTGGCGACTATTTTCCCAACATGTGTATTCTTATTCTTACCTGTAATCACCCCAGCTTTAGTTAGTTCACTTATCCCATCCGTCAGCATTTCAGTATGAATCCCTAAATCTCTGTGATTCTTTAATAGACTAATTACCGCATTTGGTATCCCCCCAATACCTACCTGCAATGTAGAACCATCCTCTATTCTTTCTGCTATATGTTCAGCAATTTTAATATCTATTTCTGTAATAGGTGGCGCGGGAATGGTGAATAATGGTTGGTTATGTGTTAAAAAACCAAGGATTTGTGAAATATGAATCCTGTTTTGTCCATTGGTCATCGGCATATGCTCATTTACCTGTAAGATAAATGGAACTTTGCCAATGAAATATGCAGCATAATCCGCTACTGTTCCAAGCGAAAAATATCCATCCGTATCCATAGGAGAGGCTTGACAGACAACAAGCGGTTTTTTCGCAGTTAACTCTAATAGCTTTGGCATTTGATGAAAATGGTTAGGAATCAGCTCACAGTTTCCATTCAAATAGGCCTTACGGGCAAACGAATTCATAAAGTAGGAGAAATATCGAATATGCGGATAGGCTCCATTCATATAGTTTCTGCCTTTTAATTCAAGCATTTGATGAATCCGTAACGACTGAAACTGATGCGGATTCTCATCAATAGCTGTTAATATTTGATCGGGTTCACCATTCCCGAGTGGAATAATAATATCAGTATCATTTTCAATTAAATCTAGAATCGCTTGAATGTCCTTTTCCTTATCTGTATTCATATGTAGATTCCTTTCACCCATTTATTATCTATATGTTAATATAGTTTATCATTAACATATACGACTAGGTACTAATTTCATCATAATGGACAGATTTTTCCCTGTTCTGTCAACAAATTCCACGGTTTACCACTTAAGGGGGACAAATGTATAAAAATTGAGGTACTGCAGAAAATATCTTCTTAGTAAAATGTAAAGCTATAATGGAAATATATAGGGAGGGAATGACTTTGATAGAACAAAAAATTATTCCGCATCTATGGTTTAATCAAGAAGCAAAAGAAGCTGCACAGTTTTATACATCCATTTTTCCAGATTCAAAAGTTACCAATAACACAACCATTCACGACACACCATCTGGAGATAGCCATATTGTTTCTTTTCATCTCGGAGGATATTCCTTCATGGCAATAAATGGAGGTCCACATTTTCAATTTAATCCATCGATTTCATTTTGTGTGAATTTTGATCCTTCAGGTGATGAGAACGCACGAGAAAAAATGGACCAACTATGGGAAAAGCTGGCCCAAGGTGGGACAACACTGATGCCACTTCAAGAATATCCCTTTAGTAAGCGCTACGGATGGATCCAGGATAAGTATGGCCTGACATGGCAGCTGATTCTCAAGAACCCAGATGGGGAGAAGCGACCATTTATCGTCCCTTCATTATTGTTCGTTCAAGATGTATGCGGTAAGGCAGAAGAAGCCACTGACTTTTATATATCTGTTTTCAATGATACAAGACGAGGAGAAATTGCTTATTATCCTACTGGCATGGAACCAGACAAGGAAGGGTCTGTAATGTTTACTGATTATATGCTTGAAAAGCAGTGGTTTTCCGCAATGGACAGCGCACAGTCACATCACTTTCATTTTAATGAGGCTATTTCGCTATTAGTTCGGTGCAAGAATCAAGAAGAGATTGATTATTATTGGGAAAAGCTTTCCTCAGATCCAAAAGCAGAACAATGCGGTTGGATAAAAGATAAATATGGCGTCTCTTGGCAAATCTTGCCAGAAATTATGGGGGAAATGCTGGAAACGGGAAATAAAGATCAAATGGAAAGATTAACAAAATCATTTCTCCAAATGAAAAAATTTGATATAGAAAAATTAAAAGAAGCGTTTCAAGGCAACCATTAATCAATTAGACCATACTTAACAAAGGGTATATACGATACAAAATATAATCTATCACATAAAAAAACACTGATTTTATAATAATAGTTATTAATCAGTGTTTTTATTATCAAGACCTTTGTAGCCTCCTACAAGCTAAATGGTAGGTTATAAATATGAACTTTTAACAAACCAAACGATTAAGGTCTTCTTTACTAGAAAAAATATAATACCCATTCGCTTTTTCTAAAATCCCATCATTTTTTAATATTGATAGCGTCCGGTTAACATACTCCCGGGAAGTATTACACAGCTCTTTAATATCAGTATCATTTAGTTTAACTTTCAAGATAATTTTTCCGTCATTTAGTACTTTTCCAAACTTAGTTGTCAGATAATATAATACAGAATAAATAGATTCCCTTTTCTTTAAAATGGATAGCTTTATTATTCTTTCCGTTACATCATGTAATAGCTTTCCGATTGTCCTAATCAAGTATATTCTAATATCTTTATTCATATCAGCATGGAGTAATACCGTTTCACGATCTAAACATAGGAGTTCCGTATCTTCCATAAATACTGCCTGCAGTTGACCTTTGTCAGCTGTACACACACCATCTACATAACCGAAAAATTCTCCTTCCTTATAGATATCAACTGCAAGCTGATTCCTCTGATTGACAAATAATAATTTAACAATTCCGCTCTTTATATAAAACAAACTTTGGTCTGTATGAATATGAATACTATTATGCTTTTTATATGATCTTCTCATACCATAATTAAATGCAAATTCTTTTAATACCATATCAACACCCCCCTCATTCCTCATTGTGTTATTTTTCTAAATACAAATCTAATAAATATATTATGATTTTTTTGTGAATAGTTTCGTATCCCATTTCATTCCTATTCTCGCCAATTATCAGTCCTATTTTCACCAAAAATACCTATAGGAATTAATTCCTATAGGTATTGGGCTAGTCATATTATCAAAAGCATTAGTTCATACATTCACGCTTGTCCGACAAAAAAACGAAAAAGGAGCAGCTTGCGCAACTCCTTTCAAATAAATCATTTAACAAAGTCATATCTTCGATAATAAACTCGGTTAGGAAAAAACACCTCATCAAAAATAGCTGCACATTTTAATAGTTCTGTTTTTTGCTCTGTTGGTATTATCTGACTGCTAACATTTGATACAAACTCTGTTGCACTTTCAAATCCGTCAGTGCTTCCTCCAACCAAATTATAAAGAGGTATCATAAAACTTGAACCATCCCATTCTGTACCTGTATAGCTTTGGACAGCTATTTCAATATGGGGTAAAAATTCATTATCACTATTATTTTCATAATAGTTATTAATCCGTATGGTCAATATTCCTTTGCTGCTGGTGTCTTCAGGATCATGCCAAATAGCATATCCCTGTGGACTAATTCTATACCAATCAATTTCAATAGCAGGTAACGTTCTCGCACTATCCTTTATCATTTCGACAAACTCTAAAAAATTCATTCCATTGTACATCACTATCATCTCCTTTTATTAAATTCAATTTTGAACGTAGGAGTAATGATTGTAGGCATCTACTATTTCTATTATTTAGTAATTTCAAACTACTATATATATTTCCATTATTTTCGACAGTCTCCTTCTCTTTTACGATAAATACATAAAAACGACACAATCATTTTACCTAAACAGAAAATGTTCCTTATCATGTATATAAATAGATAAACAATCCATACTACCATTAGGGACTTGTAGCTCAAATGCATAGAGCGGCTAGCAGTTACAACGTAAACTGTCGTGCATCTTGCAGGTTGGAATCCTGCCAAGTCCCACGATTTATTTTTCAAAATTCCCTTTAGAAATCATCATTCTGTTGCATAGAAGAATCCCCGCTCCAATTTGGAACGGGGATTCTTCTATGCAACTTTATGCCTTCTAATTATTCATTACAGCATTATTCTAGAGAGGCTGCTACTTCTTTTCCTTTTGCTGAATCTAACGCTTGATTTTCTCTTGCCAGAATATTACTAGCGGAGTATTTATCCGCAATTAATGATAAGGCAACGGCTGCTATAACACCTACTCCAGCAAATATCAAGAAATTAACAAAGTTCGGTACTGTTAAGGTTAATAGGAAACCACCTAAAATCGGTCCAGTCATCCCACCTAATCTTCCAACACCAGATGCCACACCGAGACCAGTCGATCTCATTTGATCAGGATAGAAAGAGGTTACGTAAGCTTGAATCAGAACCTGTGAGCCAGTTGTTGCTGCCCCTGCAATAGCGACTAAGAAGAAAATAAGAACCGTGTTTCCACCAAAACCAAGTAAAGATAAAGCAATGGCACCTGCAATATAGGATGTGATAATAACCTTTTTAGAGCCAAATTTCTCACAAAGAGAGCTAAGGGCCAGAATACCAATAACCGCTCCACCTTGAAGAGCAATAAGGAAAGTTAAGCTTGAATTTAATCCATAACCAGCTTCAATCATTAACTTCGGTAACCAAGTGTTTAATCCATAAACCATTAAAAGTGCACAGAAGAACGCAACCCAAAACGCTACCGTACTGACTGCACGATGCTCTTTAAATAATCCAACAACAGGAACCTTTGTTTCAGTCGCCTTTACTTCTTCGATTTCATCATTTTTACTAAAAGTTAATTGTGAATTAATCTTTTTAAGTGTAGCAAATAGTTGTTCTTTTTTACCTGTTCTAATTAAATAGCTAGTGGATTCTGGTAATTGTTTTGCCATGAATGGAAGAGCGACAAGTGGTAAACCTGCTACCCAGAATACGGACTGCCAGCCAAAATTATTAATTAATAGAACGCCAACGGTTGGTGCCAGTGCACCACCGACTGCAAAGCTTACAAGTGTAATCGAAACTAATTTAATTTTCATTGTTCTTGGAGCGTAGTCTGTTACCAATGCTGCAACGTTTGGCATAATTCCGCCAAGACCTAAACCAGCAATAAAGCGATAGATACCAAATGTAGTTGCATCACCAGCAAATGCACATAATAAAGTGAATGCACTGAATAATAAAGTGTTGATAAGAATGACTTTCTTTCTACCAATACGGTCCGCCATAATACCAAAAATAATGGCACCAAACATCATACCAAACAGTCCGTAACTACCCACTGTTCCCGCTTCAACAGAAGTCATATTCCATTCTTCCATCAAGATTGGTAGTACTGTGCCATATACTGATAAATCATATCCATCGAATAGGATTACGAGAAAACTCCATAAAAATAAGGTTAAATGGAAGCCGTTAAATTTGCCATTGTTAATGATTTCATTTGGGTTAATTTTAGCCACAATAAAAATCTCCTCTCTTTTTGAAAATGATACAAATAATAAACAGTTTATTTTCTAATAAGTCTGAATTTTTAAAAAATTATAAGCGGATTTCACTTACATCTATGTTGATTGTCGGCTTTTCATGAAGTATCTCTCGTACCGTCTGCCGTTTTCTCTGTCGACATCTCCAAAACTTAGTAGACAAGTTTTATAAAAACTCAAGACTATTTCTGTTTTTAGATACACCCTACCCTCCAACAGACTCAGAGTGGAGACTTGTTGATTAACCTTTTTGTTCTCGCTCTTATGTAGAAGTTCTGGTATCTAAACACATACAGATTATATAATAGGTCCAGCTTTATTGATAAAAATACATTGGTGGTTTACAGACATTCTCAATCACCCCCTATAATTCCCTTTTTCTAATTTTCAGTATATTAATATTTTCTATTGCAGTCAATAAAATTTTTTAACATAAACATTATAAAAATATAAGTAACAAAAATATATCCACTAGCAAAACTTTTTAAACTATTATTATTAACAATCAAATAATTAGGCTGTAAGCATTGCCATTCCTTGCATTAAAGAGCTATCCCTACTAATCATGAGCATTAAAAGACAGTTTATTTTAATATGGCGAAATAAATCACAAGTGCATATTATAGGAATTATTTGCAAAAAAAATTTTTATAACTATAAAATTTTTCTATCGTAAATATCCATAATTCAAAAAAACTGTTATAGCGATATTCATCTAGACCAAATACCCTTTCACGAAAAAAGAGCGACAGTAACTTCTGCCACTCTTCTCTTTAGCTCAGATTCTAAATTTTACTTTCATAAAATTAGCGGTTTCATATAGCTTTAAGGCATGTGAGCCTTTAATTAATAGTGTCATACCCGGTTGTGAAATCTGCTCTAACTGCTGATGCAATTCATTTTTTGTCTTAAAATGCTTGATTTTGCTGGTTGGAAAACCTGCTTCAGCTGCGGCCTTCCCAATTTCGAGCGCTGCTTTTCCATAAAGATAAAGCCAATCAATATCCTTTTCTTTCACATATCGTCCTATCTCCTGATGACCTTGAACGGAATAATTCCCTAATTCGAGCATTGAACCTAATAGAGCAACCTTAAGTCCTGTCCCTAAATGAGACAGGACATCTAACGCTGCTTTGGCTGCATGGGGGTTTGAACTAAAACTGTCATCAATAAGTAGCATTTCATCAGCCAATTTACGAACCTGAATCCTTCTAGCCGGCCTGCTGAAGTTTCTTAACCCTTTAGCTAACTCCTCAATCGAAAACCCTAAATGATGCCCTACAGCAATCGCGCATAAAGCATTATATACATTATGTGTTCCAAATAAAGGAATTTCAAACCGATGAAGAAAGCCATCTATCCTTACCTCAAACGTCATTCCTTTATCACTGTAATTTACCTTTTCTGCTTGATAGTCTGCTGAATGGACCATTCCCACTTTGACAATTTTGCCTGTAAAGGATTCGGTGTTAAGCAGTTGTGAGTATGGATCGTCTTGATTGATAACCACCATCCCCTGTTGATGCAGCCCCTCGATGAGCTCCCCTTTCCCTTCTACAAGCTTGGTCATATCACCATCAAACCGCCCGATATGAGCAGAGCCAATATTTGTTATGACACCGATATGAGGCTTCAGCAGTTCACAATGCATGTTAATATGTCCCGGCTTTGATAAGGCATATTCTAAAACAGCAGCATAATGGGTAGAATTGATTTGCCCAGCATATTTTGCTGTATGATGCGGGAGGTTTAAGTTGTACATCGTTTTAAATATACTGCCCCGCTGCTTTACAATTGCTGAGATCATTTCTTTTGTCGTTGTTTTCCCTGCGCTTCCGGTAACGGCTATTATAATTGGACTTTCAGTAGTTTTTAATAAATCCATCTACAAGCCTCCATATCAGAAGCCCGCCAGTGATTTCGCATATTCAAAAGGAGTCGAAAGGATATGAGGCAGAATCCTCTGTTCATCCTCTCCTCTGGCTGCTTTTATTTCTGCTGCATAATTTAATTGGACTTCTAGAATCCATAGTTTTTTATTATGATCCATCACCATATCTACAGCAGCATCACCTAACCTTGCACCTGTCTTCTCCATTAACCGTAATACTTTCGTACACACGCTAGTCATTTCATCAATTTTTTGTTTTATTTGTTTCTCGTCTAAATGATAGAATTCTTTTAATGCCTGCTCTCCAGGTATGACTCTCTCCCTATTTTTAGAGTTAGAAATAATACTATCTCTTTGCCCAACCTTCGTTTCCACTCCTGAAAATTTCCATTTATTGGAGTAATCCTTTTGAAAATAAACGCGAAAATCAATTTTCTGTTGTTCTTGATTAAAAGAAGGAATTTCTACCTGGATAATATATTTTTTTCTTCTAATTAATAAACTTTTGAGTGATTTCTCTAACGCTTCCTTCGTCCTAATCTCAGTCCTATTTCCCTGGATATCTGATAAACTATAACCCACTTCATTTTTCTTCACGTGTAAAATGCCATTTCCACCAGCCATAGTAGCTGGTTTTAAATAAACAGCAGGATGACTTTTTAATAAGATAAGCAATTGGTCCATATTTCGATATTCCGTTGTCCTAGGCAAATATTGTCTCACAAACGGCTGCCTTGACATAGTTAACCAGAAGTCTAATTTATTTGTATTTCCATACGGATAATTAAAAATAGTATCACCAATATTCGTTTTAAAATGTTCATAGGTTACTTGTCTAATAGGGATTCGATTAAATATACTTGAAGGATAGGGAAATGTCCCTTCTAAAAATGAATGGGTTTTTGGATCGTAATAGTATCCATTTATCGTTTTTTTTCTTTTATCAACCGTTTCAGGTCTAAAGAGAAAAATAAGGCCTTTTATTTGCTGGTAGTTCATAAAACGGTGAAGCTGTAAGCCTGGTTCTCTCATATATCTCGGATAAACCATCATTCCAATAACCGGGCCGATGAATAATTGATCTCCAATAAAATAATAGTCATAAGGTAGAGTAGGAATAGTGATGTTATTTGTTATTTGCTTCGGAATGATGATCTCGCCATATTCTAAATTCTCATCTATCTTAATCATGAAATTTTTGCTTAGTTTTCCGAAGTTAAGTGTGATTTGTGAGGATTGGACACCGGTTTGATTATAGGTTTGAGGATTCATAGCAATGCAATGTTTATAGTTTTCACTGAAATTAAGCTTATATAAATAGCGGTCTTGTAAATATTTGACTGTTTTATTCATATTCATAAGGCTGGAGCCTTTGACAAGAATGATACTGTCAGACTGGATTTGATGTTTCAACTCTGTGTGTAACAGATTTCTATCTCTAAAGTGCTGAACCTTTTGGGCCGGGAACCCTGCTTCCAATGCCCCTTCTCTTATCCATTTTGCAGCAGTACCATATGTGAAAATGGCATCAACCTTATGCTTTGCTAAGTATTGACCAATTTCCTTATGCCCAGCCATTGAATACTCACCTAATTCCAGCATACTACCCAGCACGACTAACTTCTTTTTCCCCTTACCCAACTCACCAACCACATCAATAGCTGCCTTGACAGATTGGGGATTTGCATTTACCGT of the Bacillus tuaregi genome contains:
- a CDS encoding acetyl-CoA hydrolase/transferase family protein, which codes for MNTDKEKDIQAILDLIENDTDIIIPLGNGEPDQILTAIDENPHQFQSLRIHQMLELKGRNYMNGAYPHIRYFSYFMNSFARKAYLNGNCELIPNHFHQMPKLLELTAKKPLVVCQASPMDTDGYFSLGTVADYAAYFIGKVPFILQVNEHMPMTNGQNRIHISQILGFLTHNQPLFTIPAPPITEIDIKIAEHIAERIEDGSTLQVGIGGIPNAVISLLKNHRDLGIHTEMLTDGISELTKAGVITGKNKNTHVGKIVATFGFGSKDLYDFMNQNEQLEMLPVNYVNDPRNIAREDQMIAINATTEIDFYGQCASETVAGRYYSSTGGQVDFGTGVQFAKNGKGFICMRSTTKNETISRIRPILAPGSVVTTTKNDVDYVVTEYGISQLKGKSLSQRTDALIKLAHPKFRDELLFEAKKLGLII
- a CDS encoding VOC family protein, translated to MTLIEQKIIPHLWFNQEAKEAAQFYTSIFPDSKVTNNTTIHDTPSGDSHIVSFHLGGYSFMAINGGPHFQFNPSISFCVNFDPSGDENAREKMDQLWEKLAQGGTTLMPLQEYPFSKRYGWIQDKYGLTWQLILKNPDGEKRPFIVPSLLFVQDVCGKAEEATDFYISVFNDTRRGEIAYYPTGMEPDKEGSVMFTDYMLEKQWFSAMDSAQSHHFHFNEAISLLVRCKNQEEIDYYWEKLSSDPKAEQCGWIKDKYGVSWQILPEIMGEMLETGNKDQMERLTKSFLQMKKFDIEKLKEAFQGNH
- a CDS encoding Crp/Fnr family transcriptional regulator produces the protein MVLKEFAFNYGMRRSYKKHNSIHIHTDQSLFYIKSGIVKLLFVNQRNQLAVDIYKEGEFFGYVDGVCTADKGQLQAVFMEDTELLCLDRETVLLHADMNKDIRIYLIRTIGKLLHDVTERIIKLSILKKRESIYSVLYYLTTKFGKVLNDGKIILKVKLNDTDIKELCNTSREYVNRTLSILKNDGILEKANGYYIFSSKEDLNRLVC
- a CDS encoding MFS transporter gives rise to the protein MAKINPNEIINNGKFNGFHLTLFLWSFLVILFDGYDLSVYGTVLPILMEEWNMTSVEAGTVGSYGLFGMMFGAIIFGIMADRIGRKKVILINTLLFSAFTLLCAFAGDATTFGIYRFIAGLGLGGIMPNVAALVTDYAPRTMKIKLVSITLVSFAVGGALAPTVGVLLINNFGWQSVFWVAGLPLVALPFMAKQLPESTSYLIRTGKKEQLFATLKKINSQLTFSKNDEIEEVKATETKVPVVGLFKEHRAVSTVAFWVAFFCALLMVYGLNTWLPKLMIEAGYGLNSSLTFLIALQGGAVIGILALSSLCEKFGSKKVIITSYIAGAIALSLLGFGGNTVLIFFLVAIAGAATTGSQVLIQAYVTSFYPDQMRSTGLGVASGVGRLGGMTGPILGGFLLTLTVPNFVNFLIFAGVGVIAAVALSLIADKYSASNILARENQALDSAKGKEVAASLE
- a CDS encoding UDP-N-acetylmuramoyl-tripeptide--D-alanyl-D-alanine ligase, whose product is MDLLKTTESPIIIAVTGSAGKTTTKEMISAIVKQRGSIFKTMYNLNLPHHTAKYAGQINSTHYAAVLEYALSKPGHINMHCELLKPHIGVITNIGSAHIGRFDGDMTKLVEGKGELIEGLHQQGMVVINQDDPYSQLLNTESFTGKIVKVGMVHSADYQAEKVNYSDKGMTFEVRIDGFLHRFEIPLFGTHNVYNALCAIAVGHHLGFSIEELAKGLRNFSRPARRIQVRKLADEMLLIDDSFSSNPHAAKAALDVLSHLGTGLKVALLGSMLELGNYSVQGHQEIGRYVKEKDIDWLYLYGKAALEIGKAAAEAGFPTSKIKHFKTKNELHQQLEQISQPGMTLLIKGSHALKLYETANFMKVKFRI
- a CDS encoding YheC/YheD family protein encodes the protein MKQKEVIKVNPLILEIPTIAITGSSGKTTTREMIAAILVQKWKLMKNTGNKNLPIHTQQIAENVDATTDAILLELGMGKQGAGEKHCSIIQPNISVITNIGTAHYGNLGNSIESTAQYKSALIKHMKPDGVLLINNDDQNSKLLDTTSFKGLIMTVGVNTSGDYRASKIEYVPNGMTFKVSLDNRIEKFFIPTFGSHNILNALFAIAICHHLKFTIDEIRRGLEQYETPVKRLNVYELRNESLLIDDTVNANPQSVKAAIDVVGELGKGKKKLVVLGSMLELGEYSMAGHKEIGQYLAKHKVDAIFTYGTAAKWIREGALEAGFPAQKVQHFRDRNLLHTELKHQIQSDSIILVKGSSLMNMNKTVKYLQDRYLYKLNFSENYKHCIAMNPQTYNQTGVQSSQITLNFGKLSKNFMIKIDENLEYGEIIIPKQITNNITIPTLPYDYYFIGDQLFIGPVIGMMVYPRYMREPGLQLHRFMNYQQIKGLIFLFRPETVDKRKKTINGYYYDPKTHSFLEGTFPYPSSIFNRIPIRQVTYEHFKTNIGDTIFNYPYGNTNKLDFWLTMSRQPFVRQYLPRTTEYRNMDQLLILLKSHPAVYLKPATMAGGNGILHVKKNEVGYSLSDIQGNRTEIRTKEALEKSLKSLLIRRKKYIIQVEIPSFNQEQQKIDFRVYFQKDYSNKWKFSGVETKVGQRDSIISNSKNRERVIPGEQALKEFYHLDEKQIKQKIDEMTSVCTKVLRLMEKTGARLGDAAVDMVMDHNKKLWILEVQLNYAAEIKAARGEDEQRILPHILSTPFEYAKSLAGF